From the genome of Gavia stellata isolate bGavSte3 chromosome 3, bGavSte3.hap2, whole genome shotgun sequence, one region includes:
- the ADCYAP1 gene encoding pituitary adenylate cyclase-activating polypeptide isoform X1 has protein sequence MHCSVYCSPAAGLQYPALRLEDEVYDEDGNTLQDFAYDHEPLGIANPSSMIGEMYTLYYPPEKRHADGIFNKAYRKLLGQLSARKYLHSLMAKRVGGASGGLGDEAEPLTKRHIDGIFTDSYSRYRKQMAVKKYLAAVLGKRVEDINFHHLLLYIEKDALLPGDYEENDLGELVKQILPP, from the exons GCTGGAGGATGAAGTCTACGACGAGGACGGGAACACCCTGCAGGACTTCGCCTATGACCACGAGCCCCTCGGTATAGCGAATCCGTCCTCCATGATAGGCGAGATGTACACCTTGTATTACCCACCGGAAAAGAG GCACGCCGATGGGATCTTCAACAAAGCCTACAGGAAACTCCTGGGCCAGTTATCCGCCAGGAAATATCTGCACTCCCTGATGGCCAAGCGGGTCGG CGGTGCCAGCGGCGGCCTGGGGGACGAGGCGGAACCGCTGACCAAGCGGCACATAGACGGCATCTTCACGGACAGCTACAGCCGCTACCGGAAACAAATGGCTGTCAAGAAATACTTAGCAGCCGTCCTGGGGAAAAG GGTCGAAGACATTAATTTTCACCATTTGCTACTGTACATAGAGAAGGatgccctgctcccaggggatTATGAGGAAAATGATTTGGGAGAATTGGTGAAGCAGATTCTTCCCCCG TAA